Proteins from one Mesoplodon densirostris isolate mMesDen1 chromosome 1, mMesDen1 primary haplotype, whole genome shotgun sequence genomic window:
- the LOC132488685 gene encoding small ribosomal subunit protein uS12-like: MASGPWRRQDGKLHSHRRDQKWHDKQYKKAHLGTALKANPFGGASHAKGIVLEKVGVEAKQPNSAIRKCVRVQLIKNGKKITAFVPNDGCLNFIEENDEVLVAGFGRKGHAVGDIPGVRFKVVKVANVSLLALYKGKKERPRS, encoded by the coding sequence GCCCGTGGCGCCGGCAGGATGGGAAGCTCCATAGCCACCGACGAGACCAGAAGTGGCATGATAAACAGTACAAGAAAGCCCATTTGGGCACAGCCCTGAAGGCCAACCCTTTTGGAGGTGCTTCTCATGCCAAGGGAATTGTGCTTGAAAAAGTAGGGGTTGAAGCCAAACAGCCAAATTCTGCCATCAGGAAGTGTGTCAGGGTTCAACTAATCAAGAATGGCAAAAAAATCACCGCCTTTGTACCCAATGATGgttgtttgaattttattgagGAAAATGATGAAGTTCTGGTTGCTGGATTTGGTCGCAAAGGTCATGCTGTTGGTGACATTCCTGGAGTCCGCTTTAAGGTTGTCAAAGTAGCCAATGTCTCTCTTTTGGCCTTATACAAAGGCAAGAAGGAAAGACCAAGATCATAA